A single region of the Novipirellula aureliae genome encodes:
- a CDS encoding valine--tRNA ligase, whose translation MTIPTRFDHTVAAAEIAEAWEKAGCAHAEPNPARKPYSIVIPPPNVTGALHLGHGLNNTLQDIMIRTKRMQGFETLWMPGTDHAGIATQAVVEKRLQQNENKSRHDLGREALVKRIWDWKAQYETRIIDQLKRMGCSCDWDRLRFTLDDVCAAAVRATFFDLFNKQRIYRGKRLVNWDTFLQTAVSDDEVFSETKKGHFWHVFYPVIDPQPGEPTQVEIATTRPETMLGDTAVAVHPDPEKAFQVAESELDEKLKSASEGEKVELNKQLEALRTRRREMLPLLVKLRDMAIDGRKLVLPLLKREIPLIADQWAKPEMGTGAVKITPAHDPNDYEVGKRADLPMINILNPDGTLNCEAGAYEGMTIPASRKAVVADLESAGLLGDIEDREIELPLSDRSKTPIEPYLADQWFVAMDELAQSAMDAVADERVKIFPERYRKGYMDWLSEKRDWPVSRQLWWGHQIPIWSKGGIRESEAKEIEQKLKDFPEYTSGKISQRIDPDDAGTYSIFVCLRDDDVKLEAKVQTLGLVRDEDVLDTWFSSALWPHSTLGWPEKTAELEYFYPTSTLITSRDIITLWVARMVLMGLNNIGEIPFHEVFIHPKILDGNGEGMSKSKGNGVDPNDVIDKFGPDSLRFGLARLATETQDVRMPVQYECPHCEKLIDQTKKNQSLPVVECPACKKSFSTQWAETEADKALPKAAVVSEKFETARNFVNKLWNAARFALMNFDGYKPQPLVVGNLPLEDRWLLSRLSTVTRDVTDAVEHYRFAEASRILYDFAWNEFCSFYIEIAKPRLADESLRGVTQSVIAYGLDTLLRLLHPIMPFVTESIWGFLNEAAPVRGLATPAKAPRFVMTAPWPEADASLHDEAIEQQFNEFQEVVVAIRKIRASQNIAPKETVPVSIRCSESSERMLRPMRNYFVGLAGAEVVELGQAVKPFEIDAPLALPAFEMEVHVDLEKFIDVKAEVARLEKLIDQLGKQMVGKQQKLSNENFVSRAPEEVVAKERESLQELKAQLESVQRDLERLKKKEL comes from the coding sequence ATGACGATTCCGACTCGATTCGATCACACCGTGGCCGCTGCTGAAATTGCTGAGGCTTGGGAAAAAGCGGGCTGTGCCCATGCAGAGCCGAACCCCGCCCGTAAACCCTACTCGATCGTAATTCCGCCACCCAACGTGACCGGTGCGTTGCACCTCGGCCACGGTTTGAACAATACGCTGCAAGACATCATGATTCGAACCAAACGGATGCAGGGATTCGAAACCTTGTGGATGCCTGGCACCGATCATGCGGGGATCGCCACACAGGCGGTCGTGGAAAAACGACTCCAGCAAAACGAGAACAAGTCGCGGCACGACCTCGGACGCGAAGCGTTGGTCAAACGGATTTGGGATTGGAAGGCCCAATACGAAACACGAATCATCGACCAACTCAAACGGATGGGGTGTTCGTGTGATTGGGATCGTCTGCGATTTACACTTGATGATGTTTGTGCTGCTGCGGTCCGAGCTACCTTTTTCGATCTGTTCAATAAACAACGAATCTACCGTGGCAAGCGGTTGGTCAATTGGGACACGTTTTTGCAGACGGCCGTCAGCGATGATGAGGTGTTTAGCGAAACGAAGAAGGGACATTTTTGGCATGTTTTCTACCCAGTGATTGACCCCCAACCGGGCGAACCGACGCAAGTTGAAATTGCCACCACTCGGCCGGAAACGATGCTCGGCGATACCGCCGTTGCCGTCCATCCCGATCCTGAAAAAGCGTTCCAAGTAGCTGAATCGGAGCTGGACGAAAAGCTAAAGTCCGCCAGCGAAGGTGAGAAGGTCGAACTGAATAAGCAACTCGAGGCACTTCGCACACGGCGAAGGGAGATGCTGCCGCTACTTGTCAAGTTGCGTGACATGGCGATCGATGGCCGCAAGTTGGTCCTGCCACTTTTAAAGCGTGAGATCCCGCTCATCGCCGACCAGTGGGCCAAGCCAGAAATGGGGACCGGTGCGGTAAAGATCACCCCTGCCCACGATCCGAACGATTACGAGGTCGGTAAACGTGCCGATTTACCGATGATCAATATTTTGAATCCGGATGGGACGCTTAACTGCGAAGCGGGTGCCTACGAAGGGATGACGATTCCCGCATCTCGTAAAGCCGTCGTCGCCGATTTAGAGTCGGCGGGACTTCTTGGCGATATCGAAGACCGTGAGATCGAATTGCCACTGAGTGACCGCAGCAAAACGCCGATCGAACCGTACCTAGCCGATCAATGGTTCGTCGCGATGGACGAATTGGCTCAGTCCGCGATGGACGCTGTCGCCGATGAACGTGTGAAGATTTTCCCCGAGCGATACCGCAAAGGGTATATGGATTGGCTAAGCGAGAAACGGGATTGGCCGGTCAGTCGGCAATTATGGTGGGGACACCAAATTCCGATCTGGTCGAAAGGTGGAATCCGTGAATCCGAGGCGAAGGAGATCGAGCAAAAACTGAAAGATTTTCCTGAATACACTTCTGGAAAGATCTCTCAACGAATCGATCCCGATGATGCGGGAACCTATTCCATTTTTGTTTGTCTTCGCGATGACGATGTGAAGCTTGAAGCGAAGGTTCAAACGCTTGGCTTGGTGCGTGATGAGGATGTCCTCGACACATGGTTCTCATCCGCATTGTGGCCGCATAGCACTCTTGGGTGGCCGGAAAAGACGGCGGAGCTTGAGTATTTTTATCCAACCAGCACTCTGATTACCTCGCGTGATATCATCACTTTGTGGGTAGCACGAATGGTGTTGATGGGGCTCAACAATATTGGTGAAATCCCGTTTCATGAGGTCTTTATCCATCCAAAGATTCTGGATGGCAATGGAGAAGGGATGAGCAAGAGCAAGGGGAACGGAGTCGATCCTAACGATGTGATCGACAAGTTCGGCCCCGATTCACTGCGGTTCGGTCTGGCCCGCTTGGCGACGGAAACGCAAGACGTGCGGATGCCGGTTCAATACGAATGCCCGCATTGCGAAAAGCTGATCGATCAAACCAAAAAGAACCAATCCTTGCCCGTCGTCGAATGCCCTGCTTGCAAGAAAAGTTTCTCAACCCAGTGGGCGGAAACCGAAGCGGATAAGGCATTGCCGAAAGCGGCCGTGGTGAGCGAAAAGTTTGAAACCGCACGAAACTTTGTTAATAAACTGTGGAATGCAGCCCGTTTTGCGCTGATGAATTTTGACGGCTACAAGCCGCAGCCGCTCGTCGTAGGAAATTTGCCGTTGGAAGATCGATGGCTACTGAGTCGATTGTCGACCGTTACACGAGACGTGACCGATGCTGTCGAACATTATCGTTTCGCCGAAGCCTCACGAATCCTTTACGATTTTGCCTGGAACGAATTCTGTAGCTTCTATATCGAAATCGCCAAACCGCGTTTGGCCGACGAGTCGCTTCGCGGAGTGACACAGTCCGTCATCGCCTATGGACTCGATACACTGCTTCGGTTACTGCACCCAATCATGCCGTTTGTCACCGAATCGATCTGGGGTTTCTTGAACGAAGCGGCTCCAGTGCGTGGGCTTGCTACTCCCGCCAAAGCACCTCGCTTTGTCATGACGGCACCATGGCCCGAAGCGGACGCGTCACTTCATGACGAAGCGATCGAGCAACAGTTCAATGAATTTCAAGAGGTCGTGGTTGCGATTCGAAAAATCCGAGCGAGCCAAAATATCGCACCGAAGGAAACCGTGCCTGTGTCAATTCGCTGCAGTGAATCGAGTGAAAGGATGCTCCGTCCCATGCGAAACTACTTCGTAGGGTTGGCTGGTGCCGAAGTCGTCGAACTTGGCCAAGCGGTCAAGCCGTTTGAAATCGATGCGCCGTTGGCGTTGCCAGCTTTTGAAATGGAAGTTCACGTCGACTTGGAAAAGTTCATCGATGTGAAAGCGGAAGTGGCTAGGCTCGAAAAACTGATCGACCAACTCGGCAAGCAGATGGTAGGCAAGCAGCAAAAACTGTCGAACGAAAATTTTGTCTCCCGGGCGCCCGAAGAAGTGGTCGCGAAGGAGCGAGAATCGCTGCAGGAACTAAAGGCCCAACTCGAATCGGTACAACGTGACCTCGAGCGTCTCAAAAAGAAAGAACTGTAG